One stretch of Penaeus vannamei isolate JL-2024 chromosome 7, ASM4276789v1, whole genome shotgun sequence DNA includes these proteins:
- the LOC138862106 gene encoding basic proline-rich protein-like, with protein sequence MQSALTHRGLYGSGGAGPVGGTWPSTLSPEPHPPTAPTPSAHSPKPHPPTAPNPIRPQSQTPTAHSPEPHLPTAPLTPTGHSPEPQPLTALNPIRPQLPNPNRPQPQTPTAHSPEPQPPTVPNPNRPQSQIPSAHNHKLQTAHSSLNPTCPQPQTPNRAHSPKPPPAHSPNNSHPPTAPNPNRPQSQTPSAHNHKLQTAHSPEPTRPQPLNPIRPHPKPQPLSQPPNPQPPTALNPIRPHSPEPQPPTAPNPNRHPQSRTPTAHSPEPQPAPQSQIPSAWHNHKLQPPTAPNPHLPTAPNPNRPQPQTPPPAHSPNNPIRPQPQTPTAHSPKPHPPTTTTSKPPTVPNPHPPTALNPHPPTALNPIRPHTPTPIPAHSPSPISPPQPQTPPAHSPKPPPAHSPNPIRPQPQPHPPTAPNTTCPQPQTPPAHSPNPIRPQPQLPSAHSPKHHPGPHPNPIRPQPQPHPPTAPNTTLPTAPNPTRPQPQPHPPTAPAPFRPQPQTPPAHSPKPHPPTAPNPIRPQPQTPTAHSPKTPTAHSPKPHPPTAPTPSAHSPSPIRPQPQTPPAHSPKPHPPTIAPEPHPPTAPKPPTAHSPQTPPAHSPNPPIRPQPQPPSAHSPKHHPAHSPKPHPPTAPNPNRPQPQPPSAHSPKHHPPTAPTPSAHSPQPHPPTAPNTIRPQPRTPPAHSPKPQPPTAPNPNPPQPPKPHPPTAPNPNRPQSQTPTAHSPKPQPPTVPIPSAHSPNPIRPQPLQPQPPTTPNPNRPQSRNPHLPTAPNPHPPTAPNPTPPHPQPHPPTTTNPTRPQPQTPTAHSPNPIRPQPRTPTAHSPNNPIRPQPHPQPPTAPTPSLSPSQ encoded by the exons ATGCAGTCTGCGTTGACACACCGAGGGCT GTACGGGAGCGGCGGCGCTGGTCCCGTCGGCGGCACCTGGCCCTCGACTCTGAG CCCTGAACCCCACCCGCCCACAGCCCCAACCCCATCCGCCCACAGTCCCAAACCCCATCCGCCCACAGCTCCAAACCCCATCCGCCCACAGTCCCAAACCCCAACCGCCCACAGTCCCGAACCCCACCTGCCCACAGCCCCCCTAACCCCAACCGGCCACAGCCCTGAACCCCAACCGCTCACAGCCCTGAACCCCATCCGCCCACAGCTCCCGAACCCCAACCGCCCACAGCCCCAAACCCCAACCGCCCACAGTCCCGAACCCCAACCGCCCACAGTCCCGAACCCCAACCGCCCACAGTCCCAAATCCCATCCGCCCACAACCACAAACTCCAAACCGCCCACAGCTCCCTGAACCCCACCTGCCCACAGCCCCAAACCCCAAACCGGGCCCACAGCCCCAaacccccacccgcccacagcCCCAATAACTCCCATCCGCCCACAGCCCCAAACCCCAACCGCCCACAGTCCCAAACCCCATCCGCCCACAACCACAAACTCCAAACCGCCCACAGTCCCGAACCCACCCGCCCACAGCCCCTGAACCCCATCCGCCCACA CCCCAAACCCCAACCGCTCTCACagcccccaaacccccaaccgcCCACAGCCCTGAACCCCATCCGCCCACACAGCCCCGAACCCCAACCGCCCACAGCCCCAAACCCCAACCGCCACCCACAGTCCCGAACCCCAACCGCCCACAGTCCCGAACCCCAACCGGCTCCACAGTCCCAAATCCCATCCGCCTGGCACAACCACAAACTCCAACCGCCCACAGCCCCGAACCCCCACCTGCCCACAGCCCCAAACCCCAACCGCCCACAGCCCCAAACCCCACCTCCTGCCCACAGCCCCAATAACCCCATCCGCCCACAGCCCCAAACCCCAACCGCCCACAGTCCCAAACCCCATCCGCCCACAACCACAACCTCCAAACCGCCCACAGTCCCGAACCCCCATCCGCCCACAGCCCTGAACCCTCATCCGCCCACAGCCCTGAACCCCATCCGCCCACACA ccccaacccccatccccgcccacagCCCCAGCCCCATCTCGCCTCCACAGCCCCAAACACCACCTGCCCACAGCCCCAAACCCCCACCTGCCCACAGCCCCAACCCCATCCGCCCACAGCCCCAGCCCCATCCGCCCACAGCCCCAAACACCACCTGCCCACAGCCCCAAACCCCACCTGCCCACAGCCCCAACCCCATCCGCCCACAGCCCCAGCTCCCTTCCGCCCACAGCCCCAAACACCACCCGGGCCCACA CCCCAACCCCATCCGCCCACAGCCCCAGCCCCATCCGCCCACAGCCCCAAACACCACCCTGCCCACGGCCCCAAACCCCACCCGCCCACAGCCCCAACCCCATCCGCCCACAGCCCCAGCCCCCTTCCGCCCACAGCCCCAAACACCACCTGCCCACAGCCCCAAACCCCACCCGCCCACAGCCCCGAACCCCATCCGCCCACAGCCCCAAACCCCAACCGCCCACAGCCCCAAAACCCCAACCGCCCACAGCCCCAAACCCCACCCGCCCACAGCCCCAACCCCATCCGCCCACAGCCCCAGCCCCATCCGCCCACAGCCCCAAACACCACCCGCCCACAGCCCCAAACCCCACCCGCCCACAATAGCCCCGGAACCCCATCCGCCCACagcccccaaacccccaaccgcCCACAGCCCCCAAACCCCACCTGCCCACAGCCCCAACCCTCCCATCCGCCCACAGCCCCAGCCCCCATCCGCCCACAGCCCCAAACACCACCCGGCCCACAGCCCCAAACCCCACCCGCCCACAGCCCCAAACCCCAACCGCCCACAGCCCCAGCCCCCTTCCGCCCACAGCCCCAAACACCACCCGCCCACAGCCCCAACCCCATCCGCCCACAGCCCCCAGCCCCATCCGCCCACAGCCCCAAACACCATCCGCCCACAGCCCCGAACCCCACCCGCCCACAGCCCCAAACCCCAACCGCCCAccgcccccaaccccaaccccccacagcCTCCCAAACCCCACCCGCCCACAGCCCCAAACCCCAACCGCCCACAGTCCCAAACCCCAACCGCCCACAGCCCCAAACCCCAACCGCCCACAGTCCCAATCCCATCCGCCCACAGCCCCAATCCCATCCGCCCACagcccctccaaccccaaccgcccacaaccccaaaccccaaccgCCCACAGTCCCGGAACCCCCACCTGCCCacagcccccaacccccacccgcccacagccccaaaccccacccccccacacccccaaccccatccgcCCACAACCACAAACCCCACCCGCCCACAGCCCCAAACCCCAACCGCCCACAGCCCCAACCCCATCCGCCCACAGCCCCGAACCCCAACCGCCCACAGCCCCAATAACCCCATCCGCCCACAACCCCATCCCCAACCGCCCACAGCCCCAACCccatccctgtctccttcccagTAG